The following coding sequences lie in one Hippopotamus amphibius kiboko isolate mHipAmp2 chromosome 7, mHipAmp2.hap2, whole genome shotgun sequence genomic window:
- the LOC130857229 gene encoding outer mitochondrial transmembrane helix translocase-like, with translation MVHAEAFSRPSSRNDVVGLIFLLTIFGVVRYFTIKWMVDAIDPTRKPKVEAQKQAEKLMKQIGVKNVKLSGYEMSIAAHLHMHVTWSDIAGLDDVITDLKDTVILPIKKEHLFENSRLLQAPKRVLLYGPPGCGKKLIAKATVKEAGCRFINPQPSTLMDKWYGEAQKLAAAVFSLAIKLQASIIFRDEIDSFLRNRSSSDHEATTMMKAHFMSLWDGLDTDHSCQVIVMGATTRPQDLDSAIMRIMPTRFHINQPALKQREAILKLILKNENVDRHVDLLEVAQETDGFSGSDLKEMCRDAALLCVREYVNSTSEESHDEDEI, from the coding sequence ATGGTCCATGCTGAAGCCTTTTCTCGTCCCTCGAGTCGGAATGATGTTGTTggcttaattttccttttgacaATATTTGGTGTAGTAAGATACTTTACAATCAAATGGATGGTAGATGCAATTGATCCCACCAGAAAGCCAAAAGTAGAAGCTcagaaacaggcagaaaaattaatgaagcaaattggTGTGAAAAATGTGAAGCTTTCAGGATATGAAATGAGTATTGCTGCCCATCTTCACATGCATGTTACTTGGAGTGATATAGCGGGTTTGGATGATGTCATTACAGATCTGAAAGACACAGTCATCTTACCTATCAAAAAGGAGCATTTGTTTGAAAATTCCAGGCTTTTGCAGGCTCCAAAACGTGTGCTTCTCTATGGGCCTCCAGGCTGTGGTAAAAAGTTGATTGCCAAGGCTACAGTCAAAGAAGCAGGTTGTCGATTTATTAACCCTCAGCCTTCAACACTGATGGATAAGTGGTATGGAGAAGCTCAGAAACTGGCTGCTGCCGTTTTCTCCCTTGCCATAAAGCTACAGGCTTCCATCATCTTTAGAGATGAAATAGACTCCTTTCTACGAAACCGTTCGAGTTCTGACCATGAAGCTACAACCATGATGAAAGCTCACTTTATGAGTCTCTGGGATGGATTGGATACTGATCACAGCTGCCAGGTCATAGTGATGGGAGCTACTACTCGTCCTCAGGATCTTGACTCAGCTATAATGAGGATAATGCCTACAAGGTTTCATATCAACCAGCCTGCTCTAAAACAAAGAGAAGCAATCCTGAAACtcatcttgaaaaatgaaaatgtggataGGCATGTGGACCTGCTAGAAGTTGCCCAGGAAACTGATGGGTTTTCAGGAAGTGACTTAAAAGAGATGTGTCGAGATGCTGCCCTCCTCTGTGTCAGGGAGTATGTTAATTCTACATCAGAAGAAAGCCATGATGAAGATGAAATTTGA